The genomic region GGTAGGTCATGGCCCGCTCCACGGCGGCCGCCGACCATCCCATGGTCACCTCCTTGGCTGACCATGGATGTACCGGCTACCGCCCGCAAAGCGGACACTTCATTTGCTCTCGGGAGCGGACAGATTATGTGCTCCCTACACTCGGCGTACCTCGCGCTTGACCGCCCGGTCGGCGCCGCCTAGACTCCTCGCAAGTCGAGGAGGGCCACTATGAAGTTCCGGACGCTCGGGTTCATCGTCACGCTTGCCCTGGGCAGCATCTCGGCACCGCTTCCGGCCGAGGCTCAGGCGCCGGCGAAGGTCCTGCGGATCGGGACGTTAGCCCCGGGCGCCCGCCCGGCCGGACCCGACTGGAGGCGGCGGTGGGCAGTCGTGGAGGGGCTCCGCGAGCTGGGTTGGGTCGAGGGCCAGAACATCGTCATCGAGGATCGATGGGCCGATGCGAAGCCAGATCGGCTCCCGGCCCTGGCGGCCGAGCTGGTCCGCTTGAAGGTCGATGTGATCTTAACGCGGTCCTGGCCGGCTGCGGTCGCGGCCAAGCAGGCCACCACGACGATCCCGATCGTCATCATCACCGCCGGCGACCCGGTGGCCACGGGGCTCGTCGCGAGCCTCGCGCGTCCGGGCGGGAACATCACCGGGCTCGCCGATCTGGCCACCGAGCTGAGCGCCAAGCGGCTCGACCTGCTGAAGGAGACCGTGCCCAAGCTGTCCCGGGTGGCTGTCCTGTGGAACTCGGCGGATGGCGGGATGACGCTCCGATTCAAGAGCATTCAGGCCGCGGCTCCGACCCTGGGGGTGACGGTGCGACCGCTGGGGGTGCAGGAGCCGGCCGATTTCGAGCAGGCCTTCGCCGCGATGACTCAGGAGCGTCCCGAGGCGCTCTTCGTAGTCTCGGACGTGTTGACCGTTTCCAACCGGAAGCGGATTTTCGAGTTCGCGGCCCACAACCGGTTGCCGTCAATGTACGAGGGGCGGCAGTTCGTCGCCGACGGAGGCCTCATCTCCTACGGGCCAAGCTTTCCCGACCTCGAGCGGCGCGGCGCCGCCTTCGTGGACAAGATCCTCAAAGGCGCCAAGCCCGCGGATCTGCCCGTGGAACAGCCGACGCGGGTCGAGCTCGTCGTGAACCTCAAGACCGCCAAGGCCCTCGGCCTCACGATCCCGCAGTCGATCTTGATCCGGGCGGACGAGGTGATCCAGTAATCGGCGCCGCGGGGTATGTGAATTGCGAGACAGCCTCGTCGCCTTCGGCGCGGCCCTGCTGACGGCCGCCCTCGAGGCGATCGGCCGGTTTGGCTGGGGGGGGCCCTACCTCCCTGAGCTGATAGCCGAGAAGTTCTTCGCGCTCATCCCCGTGTGGGCGTTCACGCCGCTGTTCCGGACCTTCGGGTACCACTCGAAGTACTATGCCTTCGGAGGCATGGTCGTCGCCGAAGTGACCGGCCTCACGCTCCTCGGCACCATCTTGCGCCCGTGGATGCGCCGCCGCGCGCTGGCCGGCTGGGCGGCTCCGTGGCTCGCGGCGACCGTCGCCGGTCTGATCGCGGTCGTGATCCTGGTGGGTCTGCTCCCGCTCGTCGACGCCGGCGTGGCCGGCCAGGGGCTCCCCGGCGGGCTCTGGGTGGCGGTGCCGACTGTCCTTCTTCTCGCGGGCTGTTTCGCCACGGTCCTCACGCGCGAGATGCCCCGATGACGGCGTGGCCGTCTGACCGCCGGGGCTTCTTGGGGCGGATGCTGGCCGGCTTCGGCGGGGTCGCGCTCGCGCCTCTGGTCGGCGCCGTGGCCACGGGCGTCGGGCATGGCCTGGCGCACGCCCAGGAGATCTGGGCTCAAATCGCCGGCCTCTCCACCGAGGTGACGCCGGTCGGGAAGTTCTACGTCGTCTCCAAGAACATCTTCGACCCCGCGGTCGAGAGCAAGACCTGGAAGCTCGCCGTGAAGGGCATGGTCGAGCGTCCCTACAGCCTCACGCTCGACCAGCTCAGACAGCTGCCCTCGGTCAGCAAGCCCCACACGCTCATGTGCATCTCGAACGAGATCGGGGGTGACCTGATTTCCAACGCCACCTGGAAGGGTGTGCCGCTCAAGGTCGTCCTCGAGAAGGCCGGGGTCCGCCCGGGGGCCCGGAAGCTGATCCTGCGGAGCCGGGACGGCTATTCGGACAGCTTCCCGCTCGGCGCCGCCCTGCACGAGGGGACGATCGTCGCCTACGAGATGAATGGCAAGCCGCTCGAGCGCCAGCACGGGTTTCCGGCCCGGGTGCTGGTCATGGGCCTCTACGGCATCAAGAACGTGAAGTGGGTGTCCGAGGTCGAGATCGTGGAGCACGACTACAAGGGCTACTGGCAGGTCCGCGGCTGGACCGACACGGCGATCTACAAGACCTTCTCGCGGATCGACGTCCCGCGCCCCGACGCCACCCTCCAGCGGGGGGTACCGACCTGGATTGCCGGGGTGGCCTTTGCCGGAGACCGCGGCATCAGGACGGTCGAGGTCAGCGTGGACGCCGGCAAGTCATGGCAGCCGGCCCGCGTGAAGCGCGCGATGGGCGATCACACCTGGGTGCTCTGGGCCCTCGAGTGGACGCCGGCCGCCTCCGGGACGGCGGCGCTGGTGTCCCGGGCGGTGGACGGGACGGGCGCCGTGCAGCCGGCCGGACCCAATCCGCCCCTCCCGGACGGGGTCGAAGGGCTCCACCGCGTCGCCGTGAAGGTGGGCTGACGCGTCGCGCTGGCTGAGAGGAGCCGGCGCGGTCGGCGGCGAGTTCGAGTACAATGCGGGGAGTCAGGACCGAGAGCTTCCCATGGATTTCCGCCAGCTCGAAGTCTTCGCCCAGGTCGTGGACACGCGGAGCTTCTCCCGCGCGGCGGAAGCGCTCCGGCTGACGCAGTCCACGGTGAGCGAGCACATCCGGCTCCTCGAAGACGAGATCGGCACCCGTCTCTTCGATCGGCTCGGCCGGGAGACGGTGCCCACTCGGGCCGGCGAGCTCCTCCACACCTACGCTCGCCGCCTCCTCACGCTGCGCACCGAGGCCCGCCAGGCCCTCGACCAGTTCCTCGGCCAGGTCTCCGGTGTCTTGACGGTCGGGGCCAGCACGATCCCCGGCGAGTACGTCCTGCCGCCGCTCATCGGCGCCTTCCGCGAGAAGTTCCCGCACGTGTCGATCGCGCTCCAGATCTCGGACACCCATGAGATCGGCGAGGCGGTCCTGGAGGGGCGAGTGGAGCTCGGGGTGGTGGGAGCGCGGCCGACCCACCGCAACCTCGAGGCCGTCGAGCTCATGCCGGACGAGCTGGTGGTCGTCGTACCGCCCGGCCACGCGTGGTTCGGGCGCCCCCTGGTGACCCTGGAGGAGCTCAGGCCCGAGCCGCTGATCGTCCGGGAGCCGGGCTCGGGGTCGCGCCAGGCCCTGGAGACCGCGCTCGAGGAGGCCGGCACCGGCCTCACGGGGCTCCGCGTCATCGCCGAGATGGGCTCGACGTCGGCGATCAAGCAGGCAGTGAAGGCCGGCGTCGGCGTCTCCATCATCTCCAAGCGGGCCGTCGAGGAGGAGTGTCGCCACAACCTTCTCTGGTGCGTGACGATCAAGGACCTCCGGTTCACCCGCCACTTTTACATCGTCACCCACACGGGCCGCTCGCGGTCTCCCCTCTGCCAGGCCTTCCTGGACTTCCTGCTGGCGCGGCGCTAGGTCATTTCGGGGGGTCTCGGAAGACCCCCCGAGGCCCCCCCGTCGTGGCGGCGGCGAAGCCGCCGCGCGGAGCACTCCTCGATGCACCACACGCTCGGTGGTCGGCGCTGGGCTACTCGGACAGACTCGTAGCCGGGACGATTTCCGAGGGCGCGCGGGGCCTGGCGCGGGGGCCCCCGCGCCTCAGAGAAAGCCGTGCCTCGCGAATGATCCCGGCCAGAGTCGCTCGTCGTCGCCACTTATCCACCGCTGTCCCCATCGCCTCACCCTGTGGGCCCCGCGCCGTCACAACGGAATTTCCGATTTGACTCCATCGGAATTGCCCATAAGATTTGGGTGTCCTTCCAGATAGGCAGCAGTCGTCGCGCGTCGTTTCGAGGACAACCGAATGAGAGGAGGCGTGCCGATGGATCGCCGCGCCCTTCTGAAGATGGCGGCCGCAGTGCCGGTGGCCCTGGCGACGTCGCGGCTGTCCCGAGCCTCGCTCGACGTCTGGGCACAACAGCGGGACTTCAATCCTCGCGCGGGGAACTGGCGGACCTTCGAGATCACGACGCGCGCCGAGGTGCTCGACCCCGATGGCGTGACGCGGGTGTGGTTGCCCGTCCCCTCCGTCGACTCGGAGTATCAGCGGACTCTCGGCAACCAGTGGTCGGGAAACGCCAGGGTCATGAAGACGCTGGTCGACGGCAAGTATGGCGCCGCGATGCTCTATGCCGAGTTCGCTGATGGGGAGACGGCTCCCGTGGTCGAGCTCACCAGTCGATTCCGGAGCCAGGATCGGGCCGTCGACTGGTCGAAGAAGGTCTCCGGAACAGAGGATCCGGGCAAGCTCAAGTTTTGGACCACGCCGACCGAGTTCATGCCGACCGACGGCATCGTCCAGGACACGGCGGTCGAGATCACCCGGGGCAAGCGCAGTGACCTCGAGAAGGTTCAGGCGGTGTACGACTGGATCCTGGTGAACACCTATCGGGAGCCGAAGGTCCGCGGCTGCGGAGTGGGTGACATCAAGGCCATCCTGGAGACCCGCAACTTCGGGGGCAAGTGCGCCGACATCAACGCGCTCTTCGTCGGGCTGCTGCGAGCCGTGGGTGTGCCAGCCCGCGACCTCTACGGGATCCGCGTGGCGCCATCCACCTTCGGGTACCGCTCGCTCGGGGCCGGCAGCGCCAACGTCACGAAGGCGCAGCACTGCCGCGCCGAGGTCTATCTCAGCGAGTACGGCTGGGTGGCCATGGACCCGGCCGATGTCACCAAGGTGGCGCGCGAGGAAACGAGCGAGTGGCTGAAGCTCGATCATCAGCTCGTGCAGGCCGTGCGGCCGAGACTCTTCGGCGGCTGGGAGGGGAACTGGCTCGCCTACAACGTCGGCCATGACATCGCGCTGCCGAACGCGACCCAGGGGCCCGCACTGGCCTTCCTGATGTACCCCCAGTGCGAAACGGCCGGCGAGCGCCGTGACAGCCTCGACCCCGACAACTTCAAGTACACGATCACTTCGCGCGAGATCAAGGCCTGACAGCGCTCGCGGTCCTCCTCGGCTGGGTCGCCGGGCTGACCCTCGTCACGGCCGGCGCGGCGGAACCCCTCCGCTTCATTCCCTGGAGCGAGGCGAACACTCCAGCCCTGGTCCTGAACGATCTTACCGGCCGGCCGCACGGGCTGGCCGACTACCGCGGCCAGGTTCTGCTGGTCAATTTCTGGGCCACCTGGTGCGAGCCATGTCGGGAAGAGATGGTCTCGATGCAACGGCTGAAGGAGCGCCTGGCCGGCCAGCCGCTCACGATTCTGGCCGTGAATTACGGGGAATCGAAACAGAAGGTCGGCGAGTTCGTCCGGCGCCTGGCCATCGATCTCCCCGTCCTCCTCGATCCGGGTCAGCAAGCGGCGCGGGCCTGGAAGGTGCGGGTGCTTCCGGCGAGCTTCCTGGTGGGGCCCGACGGGCGCGCGCGCTATACGATCGTGGGGGAGCTCGACTGGGCGAGCGACGGCGCCGTGGAAGCCGTCCGCGGCTTGCTCCGCTGAACCGCGCTAGACCGGGCGGCCGGCGGACCGGGCCACCTCGTCCCAGAGCTCGCGACGGGGTGTCACGGCGAGCAGTCCGAGGAGGGCGGCGATCCAGAGGACGATGAAGTCCGTGAGCTCGGCGGTCAGCAGGAAGAGGATCAGGCCGAGGATCGCCGCGGTCTCGCCGACAGCCATGAGGATGACGAGCCGCGTCTGGAGCGTCGCGAGGGCGGCCGCCGCGCCCGCTCGCCGGGCCGTCTCGCCCACCGCCTCCGCCGCGAGGAGCCGCCCTTTCAGGACGAGCACCGCCACCAGGGCGGCGGCGCCGAGTCCGTGGAGCAGCCAGCGCAGGGTCGCCACCTGGACCGCGCCCATGGCCGGGGACCAGCCCACGACGCGGAGCGCGTAGACGATGACCGCGTAGACGACGAGGGAGGACACCATCGCCGCGTGCAGGATCCGGGCGACCCGGAACTGCGCGGAGACCGCCGAGTCCGGCGATGGGGGCATGAGGATCGGGCGGTCGTGATCAGGGGGAGGCCGGAGGGAGCCTGCCTTCTTTTTCCTTCCTGAGGAAGTCCAGCAGCCGCTGGGTCAGCTCGGGGGGGATCTCGTCGAGGGGCAACGTCCTGGCGACATTCACCGTGCCCTTGTAGGTCCGGACGAAGCGCACGCAGGCCGGACACAGCTCGAGGTGGACGTCGAGCGCGCGAGCCCGCTCCGCCGACAGCTCGCCCTCCAGGTAATCGACCAGAAGGTCGATGCACTCCTGGCAGCGCGCGATGTGCGACCCCGACTCCACGGCGACCCACCTCTCGTCCGCGGGGACCGACCCCGGGCCTTCGTCGGTCTGATCGTAACACATCCGAGAGCCTCCGGCCCCGGGCGCCGCCGCTGGGGGGGCCGAGCGGGGCCGAGCGGTTGCTGCCGGCCCCCCGCTCGTGTAGGCTGGCCTCGACGAGCATCGTCGTCCGTCCCGGCCGCACCGAGCCCGATGCGCATCGCCCTCGTCACCCCGGTTGCGTACCCTTCCGTCCGCGGTAACGCGGTGACCGTCGGCCGCCTCCTGCGTGGTCTGCGCGGGCGGGGTGTCGAGGCCGAGGTGCTCGACCTCTCCCGCACGCCGCCGGCGGCCGCCGCCGGACGGCTCGACGCGCTCGGCCCCGGGATCATCCACGCCTTCCACGCGTTCCAGGCGGCGCCGGCGGTGGCCCCGTTCGCCCGGCAGCGCGGGGTCCCGCTCGTGATCTCGCTGACCGGGACCGACGCCAACATCGACCTGTTTCGACCCGGGCGCCGATCCGCGACCAGGGCCGCGATCCGGCAAGCCCGGGCCCTGATCGCCTTTCACGAGACGATTCGCACGAAGGTGGCGGCTGCCGTACCGGAGGTCGCGCCGCGGATCGAGATCATCCCGCAGAGCGTGGACCTGGAAGACGCGCCGGACCAGCTCGTCGATCTCGGACCATGCCGGCCGGGCGAGGTGCGCTTCCTTCTCCCGGCCGGGATCCGGCGAGTCAAGAACGTCCTCTTCCCGGTCGCGCCGCTCGGGGCACTGGCCCGGCGGTACCCGATCCGGTTCGTGGTGGCCGGCCCTATCCTGGAGGAGGCCGAGGGGCGCCGGCTGATCGCCGCCATCGCAGGGTCGGGCTGGGCCAGCTATCTGGGGGAAGTGCCACACGCCCTGATGGGATCGCTGCTCGATCAGGTCGACGTCGTGATCAACTCGTCGCGGTCGGAGGGGGGCATGGCGAACTCGATCCTGGAGGCGATGAGCCGGGGCCGGCCGCTCCTGGCGGCGGACATCGAGGGCAACCGGTCGGTGATCGAGGACGGGGTCGAAGGGTTCCTCTTCCGCGACGGCGAAGAGTTCGCGGAGCGGGCCGAGCGACTGATCCGGGACCCGGCGCTCCGCGAGCGCCTGGGTGCGGCCGGGCGGGCCAAGGTGGGGCGCCTCTACCCGCCGGACCGCGAGATCGACGCGCACCTCGACCTCTACCGGCGCCTGCTGGCCGACGGGGCGCGAACACCCAGCGCGCCGCTCGCATGCTAAGATGGTCACCTCGTGAGTGCCGGGCCGCACTCCTGAGGAGAACGCGATGCCACTGAAGAAACTCGGTCACGTCGTGCTCAAGGTCCGGGACCTCGACCGCTCCGAAGCGTTCTATACCGAAGTGGTCGGTCTTCGGGTCAGCGGCCGGCTTCCGGGGCGGATGGTCTTCTTCAGCGTGCCGGGCAACGATGACTCCCATGACCTCGCGATCTGGAACGTCGGGCCGGATGCCGCGGCGCCCCAGCCGAAGCAGGTCGGGCTCTTTCACATCGCCTGGCAAGTCGAGCGGCCCGAGGACCTCGAGACGCTGTACGGGCACCTCGTCGCCAAGGGCGCCCGGCTCCACGGGACGACCGATCACGGGGCGAACCTCTCCGTCTACTTCGAGGATCCCGACGGGAACATGCTCGAGTTCACCTACGAGCAGCCGCGAGAGTCCTGGCCGCCCGGGCGGAACCCCTTCGCGGGCCGGGAGCCGCTTCCATTCGAGACGGCCCGCATCGGCCGCTGACCGAGAAGCTGCCCGAACCGAAGTGCGCTTCCTTTCGAACGGCTTGTGACGCCGCCAGTCCCGCGATGGATCTCGCGGTTCTAGCCGAAGCGCGTCGGGCGCGGGCTTTGCCCGCGCGACCCGGGGGGAGGCGTCGGAGGGGGGCGTAGCCGCCCTCCGAATCGTGATGGAGCACGTACGGTTCGTCGTTCCCTTCCAGACCGTCTTCTACGCGCCCCATTACCTCGCGCTCACCCTCGGCCTCTTCGCCCAGGAAGGGGTGGACGTCGAGCATGCGACGGCGGTGGCGCCGAACGGCGTCGCGCGGTCCCTCCTCACGGGGGGCGCGGACGTCGGCCTGTCGGGGCCCATCCGCGCCCTCAGCGTGGTGGACCGTGGGGAAGGCCAGCTCACCTGCGTGGCGGAGGTCAACAGCCGCGTCGGCTTCTTCCTGCTGGCGCGGGCGCCCGCCGACAGCTTCGCCTGGCGCGACCTCGCGGGGCGACGGGTGCTCGTGTTCTCGGAGGCGCCGACGCCGCGCCTGTGCCTCGAGTATCTCCTGGAGCGCCACGGGGTCAGCCTGGGGGCCGTGGACCTGGTATCGGATCTGCCGACCGAGCGCGCCGTCGAGCGATTCGTGGCCGGCCGCGCCGACTACCTCCTGCAGGGACAGCCCGTCACCGAGCGGCTACTCGCCAGCGGTCAGGCCCACCTGGCGGCGGGCCTCGGGCCGGCACTGGGGCCGGTGGCCTTCAGCGCGTACCTGGTGACTCCGCGCTTCGCGGCGGAGCGAGCGTCGGCCCTGGAGGCGGCGCTGCGGGCGCTCTACCGGGCCCAGCAGTGGCTCCATCAGCACAGCCCGGACGAGGTCGCCGAGCGGGTGGCGTCGGCGTTGCCTCCGGATGACCGGGCGATCCTGGTAGCCGCCATCCGTCGCTATCTCGCCACCAAGACGTGGGCAGCCGATCCCATCCTGCGCCGGCCGGGATTCGACGCGCTCCAGGAAGTGCTGCTGCTTCGGGGGTTCATCCGGCGGGGCTACCCCTACGAGGCGGTGGTGAACACGGAACGGGCGGAGGCTGCCGTCCGGGCAGTGGGGCCGGCCGCGAAGCCGAGATGACGCTCGGCCTCCGCGAGGCGCCGGGCCACATCCTGACAGGGGGAAATGCCATGAACACACCCGTGAGTCGTCGCACCGTCCTGGCCGGCGCCGCCGCCATCGGCACCGCCGCGCTCGGCTTCCCCGCCGTCCTCCGGGCGCAGGCCCGCGAGCTCAAGATCGGTCACATCCATCCGCTCTCGGGGTTCCTGGCCTTCGACGGGGGCCTGGTCGTGAACGGCCTGACGCTCGCCGTCGAGGAGATCAACGCCGGCGGCGGCATCAAGT from Candidatus Methylomirabilota bacterium harbors:
- a CDS encoding ABC transporter substrate-binding protein, which produces MKFRTLGFIVTLALGSISAPLPAEAQAPAKVLRIGTLAPGARPAGPDWRRRWAVVEGLRELGWVEGQNIVIEDRWADAKPDRLPALAAELVRLKVDVILTRSWPAAVAAKQATTTIPIVIITAGDPVATGLVASLARPGGNITGLADLATELSAKRLDLLKETVPKLSRVAVLWNSADGGMTLRFKSIQAAAPTLGVTVRPLGVQEPADFEQAFAAMTQERPEALFVVSDVLTVSNRKRIFEFAAHNRLPSMYEGRQFVADGGLISYGPSFPDLERRGAAFVDKILKGAKPADLPVEQPTRVELVVNLKTAKALGLTIPQSILIRADEVIQ
- a CDS encoding TlpA disulfide reductase family protein produces the protein MVLNDLTGRPHGLADYRGQVLLVNFWATWCEPCREEMVSMQRLKERLAGQPLTILAVNYGESKQKVGEFVRRLAIDLPVLLDPGQQAARAWKVRVLPASFLVGPDGRARYTIVGELDWASDGAVEAVRGLLR
- a CDS encoding VOC family protein, which produces MPLKKLGHVVLKVRDLDRSEAFYTEVVGLRVSGRLPGRMVFFSVPGNDDSHDLAIWNVGPDAAAPQPKQVGLFHIAWQVERPEDLETLYGHLVAKGARLHGTTDHGANLSVYFEDPDGNMLEFTYEQPRESWPPGRNPFAGREPLPFETARIGR
- a CDS encoding anti-sigma factor → MCYDQTDEGPGSVPADERWVAVESGSHIARCQECIDLLVDYLEGELSAERARALDVHLELCPACVRFVRTYKGTVNVARTLPLDEIPPELTQRLLDFLRKEKEGRLPPASP
- a CDS encoding transglutaminase domain-containing protein gives rise to the protein MDRRALLKMAAAVPVALATSRLSRASLDVWAQQRDFNPRAGNWRTFEITTRAEVLDPDGVTRVWLPVPSVDSEYQRTLGNQWSGNARVMKTLVDGKYGAAMLYAEFADGETAPVVELTSRFRSQDRAVDWSKKVSGTEDPGKLKFWTTPTEFMPTDGIVQDTAVEITRGKRSDLEKVQAVYDWILVNTYREPKVRGCGVGDIKAILETRNFGGKCADINALFVGLLRAVGVPARDLYGIRVAPSTFGYRSLGAGSANVTKAQHCRAEVYLSEYGWVAMDPADVTKVAREETSEWLKLDHQLVQAVRPRLFGGWEGNWLAYNVGHDIALPNATQGPALAFLMYPQCETAGERRDSLDPDNFKYTITSREIKA
- a CDS encoding glycosyltransferase produces the protein MRIALVTPVAYPSVRGNAVTVGRLLRGLRGRGVEAEVLDLSRTPPAAAAGRLDALGPGIIHAFHAFQAAPAVAPFARQRGVPLVISLTGTDANIDLFRPGRRSATRAAIRQARALIAFHETIRTKVAAAVPEVAPRIEIIPQSVDLEDAPDQLVDLGPCRPGEVRFLLPAGIRRVKNVLFPVAPLGALARRYPIRFVVAGPILEEAEGRRLIAAIAGSGWASYLGEVPHALMGSLLDQVDVVINSSRSEGGMANSILEAMSRGRPLLAADIEGNRSVIEDGVEGFLFRDGEEFAERAERLIRDPALRERLGAAGRAKVGRLYPPDREIDAHLDLYRRLLADGARTPSAPLAC
- a CDS encoding selenium metabolism-associated LysR family transcriptional regulator: MDFRQLEVFAQVVDTRSFSRAAEALRLTQSTVSEHIRLLEDEIGTRLFDRLGRETVPTRAGELLHTYARRLLTLRTEARQALDQFLGQVSGVLTVGASTIPGEYVLPPLIGAFREKFPHVSIALQISDTHEIGEAVLEGRVELGVVGARPTHRNLEAVELMPDELVVVVPPGHAWFGRPLVTLEELRPEPLIVREPGSGSRQALETALEEAGTGLTGLRVIAEMGSTSAIKQAVKAGVGVSIISKRAVEEECRHNLLWCVTIKDLRFTRHFYIVTHTGRSRSPLCQAFLDFLLARR
- a CDS encoding molybdopterin-dependent oxidoreductase, which codes for MTAWPSDRRGFLGRMLAGFGGVALAPLVGAVATGVGHGLAHAQEIWAQIAGLSTEVTPVGKFYVVSKNIFDPAVESKTWKLAVKGMVERPYSLTLDQLRQLPSVSKPHTLMCISNEIGGDLISNATWKGVPLKVVLEKAGVRPGARKLILRSRDGYSDSFPLGAALHEGTIVAYEMNGKPLERQHGFPARVLVMGLYGIKNVKWVSEVEIVEHDYKGYWQVRGWTDTAIYKTFSRIDVPRPDATLQRGVPTWIAGVAFAGDRGIRTVEVSVDAGKSWQPARVKRAMGDHTWVLWALEWTPAASGTAALVSRAVDGTGAVQPAGPNPPLPDGVEGLHRVAVKVG
- a CDS encoding ABC transporter substrate-binding protein encodes the protein MEHVRFVVPFQTVFYAPHYLALTLGLFAQEGVDVEHATAVAPNGVARSLLTGGADVGLSGPIRALSVVDRGEGQLTCVAEVNSRVGFFLLARAPADSFAWRDLAGRRVLVFSEAPTPRLCLEYLLERHGVSLGAVDLVSDLPTERAVERFVAGRADYLLQGQPVTERLLASGQAHLAAGLGPALGPVAFSAYLVTPRFAAERASALEAALRALYRAQQWLHQHSPDEVAERVASALPPDDRAILVAAIRRYLATKTWAADPILRRPGFDALQEVLLLRGFIRRGYPYEAVVNTERAEAAVRAVGPAAKPR